A single genomic interval of uncultured Pseudodesulfovibrio sp. harbors:
- a CDS encoding response regulator, which produces MRALIVEDTLINQEFLKMILEGWDCVVAESGEDGVEAFTSALEEETPFDVVFMDIMLPGMDGLQALEHIRHVEQQKGVAAADEVKAIITTALDDDGKASRAYIHGKAVAYITKPVREEKVQSELRNFGLMD; this is translated from the coding sequence ATGCGCGCTCTTATCGTCGAAGACACTCTTATCAATCAGGAATTCCTCAAGATGATCCTTGAGGGGTGGGATTGTGTTGTCGCCGAATCGGGCGAGGATGGTGTGGAGGCTTTTACCTCTGCGCTTGAGGAAGAGACACCGTTCGACGTGGTTTTCATGGATATCATGCTGCCCGGTATGGACGGCTTGCAGGCCCTTGAGCACATTCGGCATGTGGAGCAGCAGAAAGGTGTTGCCGCTGCGGACGAGGTCAAGGCAATCATTACCACTGCCCTTGATGACGACGGCAAGGCCTCTCGGGCGTATATTCACGGCAAGGCCGTCGCGTATATCACCAAACCCGTCAGGGAAGAAAAGGTGCAGTCCGAGCTCCGGAATTTCGGTCTCATGGATTAG
- a CDS encoding D-sedoheptulose 7-phosphate isomerase: MSETALKKVMDHAAAGLAARKAFFDTKAELVVEIARTMAVCMAGGGKVMFCGNGGSAADCQHLAAEFTNRFKLERPPLPGLALTTDTSALTAIGNDYSFDEVFSKQLLALGRPGDILVGLSTSGTSSNVIRAMREARRNEIITVGLAGQSGGEMTAVSDFLVTVPSADTPVIQEIHIAAGHMLCHLVDHFLFEAVAELTPYLPQDD; the protein is encoded by the coding sequence ATGTCTGAAACAGCATTGAAAAAAGTCATGGATCACGCCGCAGCCGGTCTGGCTGCACGCAAGGCGTTCTTTGACACAAAAGCCGAACTGGTAGTGGAAATTGCCCGTACCATGGCCGTTTGCATGGCTGGCGGAGGGAAGGTCATGTTTTGCGGCAATGGCGGCAGTGCTGCCGACTGCCAGCATCTCGCCGCAGAATTCACCAATCGTTTCAAGCTTGAACGTCCTCCTCTTCCGGGGCTTGCCCTGACCACCGACACCTCGGCGCTCACCGCCATTGGTAATGATTACAGTTTTGACGAGGTGTTCTCCAAGCAGCTTCTGGCCCTTGGCCGTCCCGGCGATATTCTGGTCGGGCTTTCCACTTCTGGAACCAGTTCCAATGTCATTCGCGCCATGCGTGAAGCCCGTCGGAATGAAATCATTACCGTCGGACTTGCAGGGCAGAGCGGCGGGGAAATGACCGCCGTATCCGATTTTCTGGTAACTGTGCCGTCCGCTGATACCCCGGTGATTCAGGAAATCCACATCGCGGCAGGGCACATGCTTTGCCATCTGGTGGATCATTTTCTGTTTGAAGCCGTGGCCGAATTGACACCGTATCTGCCGCAGGACGACTGA
- the purU gene encoding formyltetrahydrofolate deformylase — translation MTESKESTVRLLITCPDQPGIVAAVSGFLHAKEANIIHSDQHSTDPEGGRFFMRNEFYLPGLDLDGLEDLREEFAEKVASHFPMEWSLNPVWVPKRMAILCSKVDHALMELLWRWKRGDLEADISVVISNHPDLREAVEHFGVPFHHVPSGKTLREKVIAEDTIMELMGETDIIVLARYMQILTPDFVAKYSRRIINIHHSFLPAFVGADPYRRAHQRGVKLIGATAHYVTAELDEGPIIEQDVNRVTHSHDIDDLKRLGADIERHVLARAVKWHLEDRVIVDGNKTIVFRR, via the coding sequence ATGACAGAGTCCAAGGAAAGCACGGTCAGGCTGCTCATCACATGCCCGGACCAACCCGGCATCGTTGCCGCAGTCAGCGGCTTCCTCCACGCGAAGGAAGCCAACATCATTCACTCAGACCAGCATTCCACCGACCCGGAAGGCGGTCGCTTCTTCATGCGAAACGAATTCTATCTGCCCGGTCTGGACCTCGACGGTCTGGAAGACCTGCGCGAGGAATTCGCGGAAAAGGTCGCCAGCCATTTCCCGATGGAATGGAGCCTCAACCCGGTATGGGTGCCGAAAAGAATGGCGATCCTCTGTTCCAAGGTGGACCACGCGCTCATGGAACTCCTGTGGCGCTGGAAACGCGGCGATCTTGAAGCCGACATCAGCGTGGTCATCAGCAACCACCCGGACCTGCGCGAGGCCGTCGAACACTTCGGCGTTCCCTTCCATCACGTCCCGTCAGGCAAGACCCTGCGCGAAAAGGTCATCGCCGAAGACACCATCATGGAACTCATGGGCGAGACCGACATCATCGTCCTTGCCCGCTACATGCAGATTCTCACACCCGATTTCGTGGCAAAATACAGCCGACGCATCATCAACATCCATCACTCGTTCCTGCCCGCATTCGTGGGAGCCGACCCGTATCGCAGGGCGCACCAGCGCGGCGTCAAGCTCATCGGTGCCACGGCCCACTACGTCACGGCCGAACTGGATGAAGGTCCCATCATCGAACAGGACGTCAACCGTGTCACCCACAGCCATGATATCGACGATCTCAAACGCCTCGGTGCGGACATCGAACGGCATGTCCTTGCCCGCGCGGTAAAATGGCACCTTGAGGACCGGGTCATCGTGGACGGCAACAAGACCATTGTTTTCCGCAGATAA